One segment of Dehalococcoidia bacterium DNA contains the following:
- a CDS encoding right-handed parallel beta-helix repeat-containing protein, whose protein sequence is MSKGILKLAISTLTVLVALLLAGMPPQPASAAVLTVDDDGSDCVDGGAPDFATIGAAVAAAAPGDTIRVCEGDYTQTSLSINSPSPLTITGPGDTPEADGEAVVHHGGGFTTLFDINASNIRVSGLILDLTPSGPATSGFEISGDNVVIANNEIMNGTAGAMSITGTPRPAGVVVDNNNIHDNGDGVVAYCNSCEITDNTLDAEGTRGIDVNGDNAVITGNTVTEGWSAIRVAGNNALVEGNNVSPAADHVAIQILPGSAVVRGNTITGASGTGISARISSPAYADIDVDIVGNSLTGLDKGIELYDTDFDDEYEITALIGGSAPDANTFRSSGGALGDNHYLLDNESPTNVNAEYNDWGWCFENEIAGEIRDQADDPTRGVVDFVPFIEPEICSELTATPSPTPFRRSTSTPEPTATSTPGAATSTPLPQPTAPLATATATPGGAPAATVIPPPTGSGPSGGPFLPAAALGFLAIVGAVAALKAARRALRH, encoded by the coding sequence ATGTCGAAGGGCATCCTTAAACTCGCCATCTCGACGCTGACGGTTCTCGTCGCCCTGCTCCTGGCGGGAATGCCTCCACAACCCGCTTCGGCGGCGGTCCTCACTGTGGATGATGACGGATCGGACTGCGTGGACGGGGGCGCGCCGGACTTTGCCACCATCGGCGCGGCGGTAGCAGCCGCCGCTCCCGGGGACACGATCCGCGTCTGCGAAGGCGACTACACACAGACTTCCCTCAGCATTAACTCGCCGAGCCCCCTCACGATTACCGGCCCGGGCGACACACCTGAGGCCGACGGCGAGGCCGTTGTCCACCACGGCGGCGGGTTCACGACCCTTTTCGACATCAACGCCAGCAACATCAGGGTCAGCGGCCTCATCCTTGACCTGACGCCGAGCGGCCCGGCCACCAGCGGCTTTGAGATTTCCGGCGACAACGTTGTCATAGCCAACAACGAGATCATGAACGGAACAGCGGGGGCGATGTCCATTACCGGTACCCCTAGGCCGGCGGGCGTAGTTGTGGACAACAACAACATCCACGACAACGGTGACGGCGTCGTAGCCTACTGCAACTCATGTGAGATCACAGACAATACCCTCGATGCCGAAGGCACGCGCGGGATCGACGTTAACGGCGATAATGCCGTCATTACCGGCAACACGGTCACGGAGGGCTGGTCGGCAATAAGAGTCGCCGGCAACAACGCGCTGGTCGAAGGAAACAACGTTTCTCCGGCCGCAGACCACGTGGCGATTCAGATACTTCCCGGCAGCGCAGTCGTGCGCGGTAACACGATTACGGGCGCCTCGGGGACGGGGATCTCTGCCCGAATCTCGAGTCCTGCCTACGCCGACATCGATGTCGACATCGTGGGCAACTCTCTCACCGGCCTCGATAAAGGGATCGAGCTCTACGACACCGATTTCGACGACGAATACGAGATCACGGCCCTCATAGGCGGTTCCGCCCCCGATGCCAACACCTTCCGGTCGAGCGGCGGCGCCCTCGGCGACAACCACTACCTGCTGGACAATGAGTCCCCCACTAACGTCAACGCTGAATACAATGATTGGGGGTGGTGCTTCGAGAACGAGATTGCCGGTGAGATAAGGGACCAGGCGGACGATCCGACCCGAGGCGTCGTCGATTTCGTGCCCTTCATCGAACCGGAAATCTGCAGCGAGCTGACGGCCACTCCTTCCCCCACCCCGTTCCGTCGCTCGACAAGCACGCCCGAGCCGACCGCGACCTCCACGCCGGGCGCGGCCACATCGACGCCTCTCCCGCAGCCCACGGCGCCGCTAGCGACCGCTACCGCAACACCGGGAGGTGCGCCGGCTGCGACCGTCATTCCGCCTCCCACCGGCAGCGGCCCCTCGGGAGGCCCCTTCTTGCCGGCAGCCGCGCTGGGATTCCTCGCGATAGTGGGAGCAGTGGCGGCGCTCAAGGCCGCGCGCAGGGCGCTGCGCCACTGA